The genomic DNA CTTTGTTTCAAAGATGAAGCTTTCCCGGTAATCAGTACTGAAAATATTTACACGAAAGCGATTAAATTTTCTTCGGTTAATGGTAGTTAGATAAATCTGCTTAGCAATAGGTTCCAATTTATCTTTATCATCATAGTATTGGATTTGGTTTGGATTTTCTGAAAAGTCTATGTCAAGAATAATAAACTCAAGATCTTCCTGACCTATACGACCTTCAAAGCCGCTTTTGATTTCAATTTCTGCTTGCGTTTCTTCTTTAAGTAACTGTAAATAGTTTTCACCTTCTTCATTTAAAACAACAGAAGTGCAAGAAGTGCTCAAAAAAACAATCACAAGAATTAAGTGAATATTTTTCATGTGTAATTTTATTAGTGGGTATCAGTAGATCGAAGTTCATTTAAATCATCCGTTCCAACGACCAGATATACCCTTTTGATTAATACAATGGCAAATGCCTGAATTCCAAAACCAATAACGATAGCCGTTAAAATCAGTGCCTGAGGCAAAGGGTCTGCATAGCCTTCGGGAGGCACATTTTCTCCTATTTCAATAAGCGGCGGAATGCCTCTGGACAATCTGCTGATTGAAAATATAAATAAGTTAGAAGCATGACCCAGCAGTATCAAGCCGATAATCAACCGCACTAAACTGCGTCTGAGCAACATATACACCGAGGCTGCATACAAACTTCCAACTACTATGGCTAAAACTAACTCCATATTTTATTCATCTGCGATTGAAAATATTATTTTTAAAATGATGCCAATTACTACAAAATAAACACCTATATCGAATATTAAAACTGTTGAAGGCATGCCTATGATAGGAAGATAAAAGTCAGCAAAAATTGCTTTAAAAAAGACTCCTTCCGTAAACAGGCTGACACTTCCCCCGGCAAGAGCCAAAACAAGTCCGAGAATTATAAGATTTAAACTATCTAAGGGGACTATTTTTTTTGTTTTTTCAACACCTAAGGAAAAGTTTAATAGAATAAATGCTGAAGCCGCAACAAGACCACCGATAAAACCACCTCCCGGTTCATTATGTCCTCTGAACAGTAATAAAAAGGATGAAATTATCAGTATGGGAAAAAGAATTTTTCCGGAGTCTTTGAGAATAATGGTATTTAAACCTTCCCCCTGAGCATTTTTATTTTTTAATGTTATGCGATCTAAAATTCTTTGATTTTCTTTACTGAGTCTGAGTTTAATTAAAGCAAATACACCTATAGCAGCTATTGTTAACACTACAATTTCGCCAAAAGTGTCTATAGCTCTGAAATCTACTAAAATAACATTGACAACATTTCTACCCTTCCCTAACAGATAGCTGTTTTCTGCAAAAAACTCTTTTAATTGAAAATTGCCCGGATATTCAGTAACAATAATAATTATTGCAGCCATTGTTAATCCGAAAACAACTGATAGAGAAGCATCAAAAAGACGCCTCCTTCTATTAGAAAGGGGTATGAAGGGAGGCAATTTATAAACGATGTAAACAAAAACTACTACGGTAAGGGTTTCTACCAAAAACTGAGTCATCGGAAGATCTGTCCCACCATATATTGCATAAAAAACAGCTATTCCATACCCGACTATTCCCAGGGATAAAAGGGCAGCCAAGCGAATATTGGTAGTTACTGTAAACCATATAGAAACTACGATTAGAATTCCCAGCAGAATATCATAAATGGTAATATCCAGGAATGCTATGTTATAATAAAACAATCCGTTTTTGAAGATTATCCATAAACACAGAATTGTAACAGTTAATATAATTGTAGAAATGTAATTTCTCAGATAACCATTTTGCAGGTATCGGGTAAGTTTATCCGACAAATCTAATGTGCCATTTAGTCCTCCAAAATAAAGCTTTTCAGGCCCGATTAAGCTTAGTTTTTTTAACGGGCTTGTGATTTTTAGCAGTGCCGGGGTTAAAAAATGCAATGCTAAACCTGCGATAACAGTAATTATACTTAAGATAAGCACAATGTTGAAACCGTGCCAGAAACTTATTTTTATTTCAATAGGTTCGATAGAAATTGCTGAAGCAGCCGCTGAAAGTAAAAAGTCTCCTTGCATAATTGGTAAAAAGCCAATTAACAAACCGGTAAGACCTAATAAGGCCGGACCCAGATACATAGGCCAGGCAACTTCACGGGCTTCAAAGGGTGTTTGTTTCAGTGGAGTAAAGAATATCTTGTAGCTCAATAAAAAAGCAAGAGAAACGAAAATCATTCCTGAAGCAATAACAGCAGCAGTTACTCCATACATAAATACACTTGAGTCAAGGGCTGCTTCATAAAGCATTTCTTTACTTATAAAACCGAATAATGGAGGAAGTCCGGCCATAGAAAAAGCAGCAAAGATGGCTGCCAATCCGGTTAGCGGCATTTTTTTAAACAAGCCTCCCAGGCGATTCGTTTCTCTGGTACCGGTTTTATGGTCAATATTGCCTGCAATCATGAAGAAAGCACCTTTGTACATAGCGTGTGCCAGCAAAAATATCATGGCTGCTTTAAAGGCAATAGTTGTTCCTATTCCTAAAAGTAAAACTAAAATTCCGAGGGCACTTATAGTGGTATATGCTAAAATCTTTTTCAAGTCAGTATGCTGAATAGCCATTACAGCACCGATAATCATGGTTATTCCACCGAAAAAGGTTAGTATATACGTCCATTCGATTGTTCCACCAAAAGTTGGAGTCATTCTTGCGAGTAGGTATATACCGGCTTTTACCATCGTAGCTGAATGAAGATAAGCACTAACCGGTGTAGGGGCTGCCATAGCGTTGGGTAGCCAAAAGTGAAATGGCATTTGTGCTGATTTGGTAAAGCAACCCACCAAAATCAAAAGCATAGCCGGTAGATATAAGCTGTGATTATGAATCAGTTCATTATTTTCCGGCCAAAGCGTCATATCATAGGTTCCGGCAATAAAACCGGTAAGCACTAAGCCGGCCAATAATGCCAGACCACCTCCTGCAGTTACTAAAAGAGCTTGTAGCGCTGACTTTCTGGACTCTTCATCTTCGTGTTTAAAACCAATAAGTAAAAAAGAGCTCAGGCTTGTCATTTCCCAAAAGACAAAAATGCCCATCAAATTATTAGAAAAGACCAGCCCTAACATTGCGCCCATGAATAGCATCAGATACATGAAAAAACGACCTATGAGAGCATATTTTTTTAAATAGGAACCCCCGTATAATACGATTAATGTTCCAATTCCGCTTATTAGTAGTCCAAACAAGAGGCTTAGTCCATCCATGCTAAAGCTGAAATGTATTCCCAGACCATCTAACCACTGATATTTTTCCTGTATATTTCCGCCATCTGCGACAGCAGTACTATTAATCAGCAGATAGGTAAAAAACCCAAGGGGTACTAAAGCCAGTACATAAGAGGCTTTGTATTTGAGCCACTTAAATAAGATAGGGCTTAAAAAGGCCGAAATGAAAATTATTAAAATCCCTGCACCCATTAGCTTGTTTAGATAAATTTAGTGCAAATTTAAAATATTAGCGTTTATAAGACTACTTTTTTCATGAAACCATTTAGACAGTTTTGTGTTCTTGAAAAATTTAGGTTTAAAAGAGGGGAAAATATTGTATTTTTTATCATAAAAACATCTTTCTTGGCCATTTTTTTAGAAAAGAACACCCTTTCTTCTTTCTGTCATACTGACGTCAGGAAGCATCTCCGTATTAATGGGGAGATCTCTCCCAACATTTTCCATTTGCAATTTTCCATCATAATCTTTCCATTTTTATTTGGTCTTGATTTTCTTAAATACTAAAATCAATCCGGCATGGATTAAAGCAATATTAAGTTTTAAAAATAATAGTTATTGTTAATTTATTTTATGAAAATATTAATATATTTACATGTATATTTTAAAGTAAAATTTAAATGACATCAACTTTTGATTAAGATACTAACCCCATTTCTATGAAAAAAATTAAGTTAATTATTTGTTTTTTGATGTTGAGTAATTGTGTATTTGCTCAAAATTGGGAACCGGAAGTTATACCATTAAAAGCACAACAAATACGAGCAATGTTGACAGATACTATTAATGATAAGTTGTATGTAGCAGGTATGATCACTTATTTTGAGCAGGGGGGCAGTATAAACGATGGAGTAATTGGTGTATATGATGGAAATTCTTGGTCTTATATAGATACTATAAATGATGTGATAACCAGCATGGTAATGTTTAATGACGAATTATATATAGCAGGCTTTTTTTCTTTAATTAATAATGAGAGTTTTTATACAATAGCCAAATGGGATGGTAGTCAGTGGCACGAAATTGATGTAGATAGTCGGATAATTCGTCTTCGGGTAATTGGTGACTATTTGTATGC from Chitinophagaceae bacterium includes the following:
- a CDS encoding Na+/H+ antiporter subunit C, with translation MELVLAIVVGSLYAASVYMLLRRSLVRLIIGLILLGHASNLFIFSISRLSRGIPPLIEIGENVPPEGYADPLPQALILTAIVIGFGIQAFAIVLIKRVYLVVGTDDLNELRSTDTH
- a CDS encoding putative monovalent cation/H+ antiporter subunit A is translated as MGAGILIIFISAFLSPILFKWLKYKASYVLALVPLGFFTYLLINSTAVADGGNIQEKYQWLDGLGIHFSFSMDGLSLLFGLLISGIGTLIVLYGGSYLKKYALIGRFFMYLMLFMGAMLGLVFSNNLMGIFVFWEMTSLSSFLLIGFKHEDEESRKSALQALLVTAGGGLALLAGLVLTGFIAGTYDMTLWPENNELIHNHSLYLPAMLLILVGCFTKSAQMPFHFWLPNAMAAPTPVSAYLHSATMVKAGIYLLARMTPTFGGTIEWTYILTFFGGITMIIGAVMAIQHTDLKKILAYTTISALGILVLLLGIGTTIAFKAAMIFLLAHAMYKGAFFMIAGNIDHKTGTRETNRLGGLFKKMPLTGLAAIFAAFSMAGLPPLFGFISKEMLYEAALDSSVFMYGVTAAVIASGMIFVSLAFLLSYKIFFTPLKQTPFEAREVAWPMYLGPALLGLTGLLIGFLPIMQGDFLLSAAASAISIEPIEIKISFWHGFNIVLILSIITVIAGLALHFLTPALLKITSPLKKLSLIGPEKLYFGGLNGTLDLSDKLTRYLQNGYLRNYISTIILTVTILCLWIIFKNGLFYYNIAFLDITIYDILLGILIVVSIWFTVTTNIRLAALLSLGIVGYGIAVFYAIYGGTDLPMTQFLVETLTVVVFVYIVYKLPPFIPLSNRRRRLFDASLSVVFGLTMAAIIIIVTEYPGNFQLKEFFAENSYLLGKGRNVVNVILVDFRAIDTFGEIVVLTIAAIGVFALIKLRLSKENQRILDRITLKNKNAQGEGLNTIILKDSGKILFPILIISSFLLLFRGHNEPGGGFIGGLVAASAFILLNFSLGVEKTKKIVPLDSLNLIILGLVLALAGGSVSLFTEGVFFKAIFADFYLPIIGMPSTVLIFDIGVYFVVIGIILKIIFSIADE